Proteins co-encoded in one Flavivirga eckloniae genomic window:
- the menD gene encoding 2-succinyl-5-enolpyruvyl-6-hydroxy-3-cyclohexene-1-carboxylate synthase, with protein MIYPKIPMAQTAIQLCKAKGVKHIIISPGSRNAPLTIGFSNDDYFKCYSIVDERCAAFFALGIAQQLQEPTAVVCTSGSALLNYYPAVAEAFYSDIPLIVLSADRPKHLIGVGDGQTINQKNVFESHILYSANLKLDLRDIENGIEEELPIFKSLENKAETLLGLKKTVQEYNEETINKAINTAILKKGPVHINLPFDEPLYDMVNELSVAPVFIAAEDKPLQIDDSILNACVKDWNTASKKMVIVGVNQPNQIEKRWLDVLATDNSVVVFTETTSNLHHDAFFPSIDKIIAPLKHEDFEMLQPDILLTFGGLVVSKKIKAFLRTHKPKQHWHVDLKKANDTFFSLNCFIETTPNYFFSEFLPKTKRIESDYNAYWAHVKQSRLKKHDDYLKSIDFSDLKVFDAVLSSIPNDTILHLGNSSTVRYAQLFNLNKTLEVFCNRGTSGIDGCTSTAIGGAVARAEQTTLISGDLSFLYDSNALWNNHIPNNFRIIIINNEGGGIFRILPGHKNTENFDTYFETNHHLTAEHLCKMYGFKYESVSDEITLQSALGTFYSEDNQPKLLEIFTPKNLNDEILLNYFRFLR; from the coding sequence ATGATTTATCCAAAAATCCCAATGGCGCAAACAGCTATACAACTATGTAAAGCTAAAGGTGTTAAACATATTATTATTTCTCCAGGCAGCAGAAATGCTCCATTAACTATAGGTTTTTCTAACGACGATTATTTTAAGTGTTATAGTATTGTAGACGAGCGTTGCGCAGCTTTTTTTGCTTTAGGAATAGCACAACAGTTGCAAGAACCTACCGCAGTTGTTTGTACTTCGGGTAGTGCCTTGTTAAATTATTATCCGGCTGTAGCCGAAGCGTTTTATAGTGATATTCCTTTAATCGTATTATCGGCAGATAGACCAAAACATTTAATTGGTGTTGGCGACGGACAAACCATTAATCAGAAAAATGTATTCGAAAGCCATATTTTATATTCAGCCAATTTAAAACTTGACTTAAGGGATATTGAAAATGGTATAGAAGAGGAGCTTCCTATTTTTAAAAGTTTGGAAAATAAGGCTGAAACATTACTTGGGTTAAAAAAAACGGTTCAGGAATATAATGAGGAAACTATAAATAAGGCTATAAATACAGCGATCCTTAAAAAAGGCCCTGTACATATTAATCTGCCGTTCGATGAGCCTTTATACGACATGGTAAATGAATTATCTGTAGCACCGGTTTTTATCGCTGCGGAAGATAAGCCGTTACAAATTGATGATTCTATTTTAAATGCTTGTGTTAAAGATTGGAATACGGCTTCAAAAAAGATGGTTATTGTTGGTGTTAATCAACCCAATCAAATAGAGAAACGTTGGTTAGATGTTTTAGCGACCGATAACAGTGTTGTTGTGTTTACAGAAACCACATCGAATTTACACCATGATGCATTTTTCCCGAGTATAGATAAAATAATTGCACCTTTAAAGCATGAAGATTTTGAAATGCTTCAACCAGATATTTTACTAACATTTGGAGGTTTGGTTGTATCGAAAAAGATAAAAGCATTTTTAAGGACTCACAAACCAAAACAGCATTGGCATGTTGATTTAAAGAAAGCAAACGATACGTTTTTCAGTTTAAATTGTTTTATAGAAACGACACCTAATTATTTCTTTTCTGAATTTTTACCAAAAACAAAACGGATTGAGAGCGACTATAATGCCTATTGGGCTCATGTAAAACAATCGAGGCTTAAAAAGCATGACGATTACCTAAAGAGTATAGACTTTAGCGATTTAAAAGTTTTTGATGCTGTATTAAGTTCGATACCTAACGATACTATTTTACACTTAGGAAATAGTTCTACGGTACGCTATGCACAATTATTCAATTTAAATAAAACGTTGGAAGTGTTTTGCAATCGTGGTACCAGTGGTATCGATGGATGCACATCAACAGCTATTGGGGGTGCAGTAGCAAGAGCTGAGCAAACCACGCTAATATCTGGCGACTTAAGTTTTCTGTACGATAGCAATGCCTTATGGAATAACCATATACCTAATAACTTTAGGATAATTATTATAAATAATGAGGGTGGAGGCATTTTTAGAATTCTTCCTGGACATAAAAACACTGAAAATTTCGATACTTATTTTGAAACAAACCATCATTTAACGGCAGAGCATTTATGTAAAATGTATGGGTTTAAATACGAATCGGTTTCAGATGAAATCACATTACAATCGGCGTTGGGTACATTTTATTCAGAGGATAATCAGCCTAAGTTGTTAGAAATTTTCACGCCTAAAAACCTTAACGATGAAATACTTTTAAACTATTTCAGGTTTTTAAGGTAA
- a CDS encoding DUF2853 family protein encodes MNKRDELIEKYAADLKDKFGVDADMDLLTKVAIGCGPSIYNADSSTVSGSDESELATVKNNFLIKKLGLEDSADLDKGIIEVMDKYGQSNRNKYRVVVYYLLTKHFKKESAY; translated from the coding sequence ATGAATAAAAGAGACGAGCTTATTGAAAAGTATGCTGCAGATTTAAAAGACAAGTTTGGAGTCGATGCAGATATGGATTTATTAACCAAAGTTGCTATTGGTTGTGGTCCATCTATTTACAATGCAGATTCTTCAACAGTTTCTGGTTCGGACGAATCTGAACTGGCAACCGTTAAAAACAATTTTTTAATTAAAAAGCTTGGTCTGGAAGATAGTGCCGATTTAGATAAAGGCATTATTGAAGTCATGGATAAGTACGGTCAATCTAATCGTAATAAGTATCGAGTTGTTGTATATTATTTATTAACGAAACATTTCAAAAAAGAATCGGCTTACTAG
- a CDS encoding CvfB family protein, with amino-acid sequence MIHLGQINTLEILRETDHGVYLIDDEDNEVLLPNRYVPEAFKIWDKLEVFVYLDNEERPVATTDMPYIMRNDFALLRCNQITDYGAFLDWGLVKELFCPFKEQAFKMKPGGWYLVYCYLDERTDRLVASSKTNRFLDNKELTVKEFDEVDLIVSHPSDIGMNVIVNKTHSGLIYKNAIFSDLSVGDKLKGIVKKIRPGNKLDISLGKIGYRNIEPNAKRIMQELEDNSGYINLTDKSSPEVIKETLQMSKKNFKKAVGTLYKERQIEIKPDGIYLV; translated from the coding sequence ATGATACATTTAGGACAGATAAATACACTAGAAATACTTAGAGAAACAGACCACGGCGTATATTTAATTGATGATGAAGATAACGAAGTGTTGTTGCCAAACAGGTATGTGCCAGAGGCTTTTAAAATTTGGGACAAGTTAGAGGTTTTTGTGTATTTAGATAATGAGGAACGTCCTGTTGCTACAACAGATATGCCTTATATTATGCGTAATGATTTTGCATTGTTACGTTGCAATCAGATAACCGATTATGGTGCTTTTTTAGATTGGGGACTAGTAAAGGAGTTATTTTGTCCGTTTAAAGAGCAAGCCTTTAAAATGAAACCGGGAGGTTGGTATTTGGTGTATTGTTATTTAGATGAAAGAACCGACAGGTTAGTGGCTTCAAGCAAGACGAATAGATTTTTAGACAACAAAGAGTTAACCGTAAAGGAATTCGATGAAGTCGATTTAATTGTATCGCATCCTTCAGATATTGGTATGAATGTTATTGTAAACAAAACCCACTCTGGACTTATTTATAAAAATGCGATATTTTCAGATCTTAGCGTTGGCGATAAGCTAAAAGGTATTGTTAAGAAAATCCGTCCGGGAAATAAGTTAGATATTTCCTTGGGAAAAATAGGTTATAGAAATATTGAGCCTAATGCCAAACGTATTATGCAAGAACTTGAGGATAATAGCGGGTATATAAACTTAACCGATAAATCGAGTCCCGAAGTTATAAAAGAGACACTTCAAATGAGTAAAAAGAACTTCAAAAAAGCAGTCGGAACCTTATATAAAGAGCGTCAAATCGAAATAAAACCAGATGGGATTTATTTAGTTTAA